In Patescibacteria group bacterium, a single window of DNA contains:
- a CDS encoding DNA-directed RNA polymerase subunit beta, translating to MSITKTSGLPARKRFTTVIDGAPLPNLIQVQSDSYRWFLESGLKELFDEISPIRDTFGRELELYFTDYYLDEPKFDEITSKEKNISYEAPLRVKAKLSNKKTNKNQIQEIYLGDFPVMTDRGTFIINGIERAVVSQLIRSAGVFFTSENMRGRRFYGAKIIPNRGAWLELETDQNNVIWVKIDRKRKVAITSLLRAFGYGSDEELLELFRDVDTDPDVKYIQKTIEKDAASNLEEGLIEIYKRIRPGDMATPDNAKSLLYAMFFNFDRYDFDTVGRYKINQRFGFDIPIDKETRVLRREDLIAIIGEIIKLNISQRDPDDIDHLGNRRVRAVGELVKNKFRIGLARMERIVRDRMSTMDPQSLSPSKLINARPVIGSVKEFFMSSQLSQFMDQTNPLSELEHKRRLSAMGPGGLSRERAGFDVRDVHTTHYGRICPIQTPEGPNIGLVGHLASYAKINEYGFIETPYMRVRHIALENIKDDSGKILAKKDEEVSKENWQLMRNKYPELLAKTRGQVTKESHYLNALTEEKNITCSATVAVDEEGYFINERTEVRRYGEPEMDYTYNVDYIDTASCQVVSIATGLIPFLEHDDAIRALMGSNMQRQAVPVIRPEAPLVGTGIEARAAIDSGHVITAKESGKVTRADGLVIEIQDDKGHIRKYRLNKFVRSNQSTCINQKPIVSKGDKVKKGDVIADGPSVDHGELALGQNILVAFMAWEGYNYEDAIIVSRRVIEDDRFTSIYIENYSIDIRDTKLGPEVVTSDIPNVSEEKLKNLDAEGIIRIGAEVSSGDILVGKITPKGETELSAEEKLLRAIFGEKARDVRDSSLYLQHGEHGKIIDVKIFSREAGDKLPSGVIKTIQVTIANMRKVQIGDKLSGRHGNKGVIAKVLPVEDMPFLANGTPVDVVLNPLGVANRMNLGQILETHLGLAAKALGYKVATPVLNGISEKIIQEELIKAGYPADGQLQLFDGRSGESFDNKTTVGYHYTLKLNHMVEDKIHQRSIGPYSLITQQPLGGKAQFGGQRFGEMEVWALEAYGAANTLQEILTIKSDDVPGRSKAYESIIKGEPINKINIPESFNVLVREMKGLCLDVELLKEVSALENIEKVGRKSSKEKDRN from the coding sequence ATGTCAATAACAAAAACATCGGGTCTTCCAGCACGTAAACGTTTTACCACTGTTATCGATGGCGCGCCGCTCCCAAATCTTATTCAAGTTCAAAGCGACTCTTACCGCTGGTTTCTTGAATCAGGACTAAAAGAATTGTTTGATGAAATTTCCCCTATCCGCGACACTTTTGGTCGCGAACTGGAACTTTATTTTACCGACTATTATCTTGACGAACCGAAATTTGACGAAATCACTTCCAAAGAAAAAAACATTTCTTACGAAGCGCCGCTCCGCGTCAAAGCAAAACTGAGCAACAAAAAAACTAATAAAAACCAGATCCAGGAAATCTATCTTGGCGACTTCCCCGTCATGACCGATCGCGGTACTTTTATTATCAACGGCATTGAACGCGCCGTAGTCTCCCAACTGATTCGTTCAGCGGGAGTATTTTTTACTTCAGAAAACATGCGCGGACGCCGGTTCTATGGCGCAAAAATCATCCCGAACCGCGGCGCTTGGCTGGAACTGGAAACGGATCAAAACAACGTAATCTGGGTAAAAATCGACCGCAAAAGAAAAGTAGCCATCACTTCTTTGCTGCGCGCTTTCGGTTATGGCAGCGATGAAGAACTGTTAGAGCTGTTCCGCGATGTCGACACCGATCCGGACGTCAAATATATCCAAAAAACCATCGAAAAAGACGCCGCTTCTAATTTGGAAGAGGGTTTGATCGAAATTTATAAAAGAATTCGTCCTGGCGATATGGCTACTCCGGACAACGCGAAATCTTTGCTTTACGCCATGTTTTTCAACTTTGACCGCTATGACTTTGACACCGTCGGTCGCTACAAAATCAACCAACGTTTCGGTTTTGATATTCCGATTGATAAAGAAACCCGCGTTTTGCGACGCGAAGATTTGATCGCAATCATCGGTGAAATTATCAAATTAAATATTTCTCAGCGCGACCCTGACGATATCGATCATTTGGGCAATCGTCGCGTCCGTGCCGTCGGCGAATTGGTAAAAAACAAATTCCGGATTGGTCTTGCCCGTATGGAAAGAATTGTTCGCGATCGCATGAGTACCATGGATCCACAAAGCCTGTCGCCAAGCAAACTGATTAACGCTCGTCCAGTGATTGGTTCGGTCAAAGAATTTTTTATGTCATCTCAGCTTTCCCAATTCATGGATCAGACCAACCCGCTGTCTGAACTCGAGCACAAACGTCGTCTTTCCGCGATGGGTCCTGGCGGTTTGTCCCGCGAACGCGCCGGGTTCGATGTCCGCGACGTACACACTACTCACTACGGTCGCATCTGCCCAATACAAACTCCGGAAGGTCCAAACATCGGTCTAGTCGGTCATCTGGCTTCTTACGCCAAAATCAATGAATACGGCTTTATCGAAACACCTTATATGCGCGTCCGTCATATTGCCCTAGAAAATATCAAAGACGACAGCGGCAAAATTTTAGCTAAAAAAGACGAAGAAGTCAGCAAAGAAAATTGGCAATTGATGCGTAACAAATATCCCGAACTTTTAGCCAAAACCCGCGGTCAGGTAACCAAAGAATCTCACTATCTTAACGCTTTAACGGAAGAAAAAAATATCACTTGCAGCGCCACTGTTGCCGTTGACGAAGAAGGTTACTTTATCAACGAACGCACCGAGGTTCGACGCTACGGCGAGCCGGAAATGGATTACACTTATAACGTGGATTATATTGACACTGCTTCTTGCCAGGTAGTCAGTATCGCTACGGGACTGATTCCCTTTCTGGAACACGACGATGCTATTCGCGCCTTGATGGGATCAAACATGCAACGTCAGGCAGTGCCGGTTATCAGACCAGAGGCTCCTTTGGTCGGTACTGGTATTGAAGCGCGAGCCGCTATTGACTCCGGTCATGTTATTACCGCCAAAGAATCGGGCAAAGTTACCCGTGCAGATGGACTGGTGATCGAAATCCAAGACGACAAAGGTCATATTCGGAAATATCGTTTGAACAAATTTGTCCGCTCCAACCAATCAACTTGTATCAACCAAAAACCAATCGTCAGTAAAGGCGACAAGGTTAAAAAAGGCGACGTCATCGCCGACGGTCCTTCGGTTGATCATGGTGAATTGGCGCTCGGTCAAAACATTTTGGTCGCCTTTATGGCCTGGGAGGGATACAATTACGAAGACGCTATTATTGTTTCGCGCCGGGTTATCGAAGATGATCGCTTTACTTCTATATATATTGAAAATTATTCTATCGACATTCGCGATACCAAACTGGGACCGGAGGTTGTTACTTCCGACATCCCGAATGTTTCTGAAGAAAAACTAAAAAACCTCGATGCCGAAGGTATTATTCGCATCGGTGCCGAAGTTTCCTCCGGTGATATTTTAGTCGGTAAAATCACTCCCAAAGGAGAAACCGAGCTGTCCGCCGAAGAAAAACTACTCCGAGCGATTTTTGGCGAAAAAGCCAGAGACGTTCGCGATAGCTCTCTCTATCTGCAACACGGCGAACATGGAAAAATTATTGATGTCAAAATATTTTCCCGCGAAGCCGGCGACAAACTGCCTTCAGGAGTAATAAAAACCATTCAAGTAACTATTGCTAACATGCGCAAGGTCCAGATCGGTGACAAACTTTCCGGTCGACACGGCAATAAAGGCGTTATCGCCAAAGTTCTTCCAGTAGAAGATATGCCTTTTTTGGCAAATGGTACTCCGGTTGACGTCGTACTCAATCCGCTCGGCGTAGCCAACCGTATGAACCTCGGACAAATTCTCGAAACTCATTTAGGTCTGGCTGCCAAAGCTCTAGGCTACAAAGTTGCCACTCCCGTCCTCAACGGTATTTCCGAAAAAATTATTCAGGAAGAATTAATTAAAGCTGGCTATCCGGCTGACGGTCAACTCCAACTTTTCGACGGTCGCAGCGGTGAATCTTTTGATAACAAAACCACTGTCGGCTATCACTATACGCTCAAATTAAACCACATGGTAGAAGATAAAATTCACCAACGCTCCATCGGTCCTTATTCTCTTATCACCCAGCAACCTCTCGGAGGCAAAGCTCAATTCGGAGGTCAGAGATTCGGAGAAATGGAAGTTTGGGCGCTCGAAGCGTACGGTGCCGCTAACACGTTGCAGGAAATACTGACTATCAAATCCGATGACGTCCCCGGTCGCAGCAAAGCCTATGAATCGATTATCAAAGGTGAGCCTATCAATAAAATCAATATCCCGGAAAGCTTTAACGTCTTGGTCCGTGAAATGAAAGGACTTTGTCTTGACGTTGAACTGCTTAAAGAAGTTTCTGCTCTTGAGAATATCGAGAAGGTCGGCAGAAAATCCTCCAAAGAAAAAGACAGAAACTAA